The Pedobacter roseus genome contains a region encoding:
- a CDS encoding GNAT family N-acetyltransferase, translated as MNYTIIKIEEGDKWRDYVQKAKYYDFYHSWYYHHNIKNGEAFLFVYEKEAAFIAIPLIKRAINGSECFDLTSAYGYLGPITNLDVEELSREFLLAFRAAFLDFMAQEKIVCAFSRLHPLLHQVALLDDIGGVYENGSTVYIDLESSIEQQTRHYRKSVKNSIHALAESSPSVKVVETAAELETFVSIYTENMKRIGADNYYHFDLQYFKELIGAEEFLSLPLMLYLDGIAIAAGFFVYTNDIIQVHLLATKTEFLHLSPTKLLIHEASRIGRDRGMRYLHLGGGVGGKNDSLFFWKSGFSDRLLSFRTWRYINNQAEYDRLKAKMASDEAKDNDFFPAYRALEKQ; from the coding sequence ATGAACTATACGATTATTAAAATAGAAGAAGGTGATAAATGGAGAGATTATGTGCAAAAGGCTAAATACTACGATTTCTATCATTCCTGGTATTATCACCATAACATTAAAAATGGAGAGGCTTTTCTGTTCGTTTATGAAAAAGAAGCTGCTTTTATAGCCATACCGCTAATTAAAAGGGCCATAAATGGAAGCGAATGCTTCGACCTCACTTCTGCTTACGGATACCTTGGTCCAATAACCAACCTCGATGTAGAGGAACTTAGCAGGGAGTTCCTATTGGCCTTTAGAGCAGCATTTCTTGATTTTATGGCGCAGGAAAAAATCGTTTGTGCCTTTAGCAGGTTACATCCCTTACTGCATCAGGTAGCGCTTTTGGATGATATCGGCGGTGTGTATGAGAACGGATCTACCGTTTACATCGATCTCGAAAGCTCCATCGAACAGCAGACCAGGCATTACCGAAAATCTGTTAAAAACTCCATTCATGCCCTTGCCGAAAGTTCGCCCTCGGTTAAAGTGGTAGAAACAGCAGCAGAGTTGGAAACATTTGTTTCCATTTATACCGAGAATATGAAGCGGATAGGGGCCGATAATTATTATCATTTCGACCTGCAGTATTTTAAAGAGCTGATCGGAGCCGAAGAGTTTTTATCACTGCCCTTAATGTTGTACCTGGATGGAATTGCCATTGCGGCAGGATTCTTCGTTTACACCAACGATATTATTCAGGTGCACTTGCTGGCAACCAAAACAGAGTTCCTGCACCTTTCGCCTACAAAACTTCTCATACATGAGGCAAGCAGGATCGGTAGAGACCGTGGGATGAGATACCTTCATTTGGGAGGAGGAGTTGGGGGTAAAAATGATTCACTTTTCTTTTGGAAATCAGGTTTTTCAGACCGCTTGCTTTCATTCCGCACCTGGAGATACATCAACAATCAGGCAGAATATGACCGGCTTAAAGCCAAAATGGCTTCAGACGAAGCAAAAGACAATGATTTCTTCCCTGCTTATCGCGCATTGGAAAAACAGTAA
- a CDS encoding glycosyltransferase family 4 protein → MKHKLMRITTVPISLLVLLKKQLVFMSQYFDVLAVSSAGDALQQVGKEAPVRIKAVNMTRRVTPLQDLVGIFKLCRVMLAERPSIVHTHTPKAGLLGMIAAKLVGVPIRLHTVAGLPVLEKKGLLKWTMGITEILTSACATHIYANSPNMMRLMIDRRYCTGKKIKVIGRGSTGGIDTAVFNPDLPGIIAAKTETRTALRLKDDAFVYCFIGRMVGDKGISELVSAFCNLYKQNPRMILLLVGPFENELDPLPAAIHKLINEHEGIRWLDFQTDIRKYLAISDVFVFPSYREGFPNVIMQAGAMGVPCIVSNINGCNEIINEGLNGLIVPVKNIPHLEQAMARLHATPTERLNMATASRAIIQSRYESDLLIGQIFSEYQLQIQKYNNKN, encoded by the coding sequence ATGAAACACAAACTGATGAGGATTACCACTGTGCCAATTTCCTTATTGGTGCTGCTCAAAAAACAGCTTGTGTTTATGAGTCAGTATTTTGATGTACTGGCCGTTTCCTCGGCTGGCGATGCCCTGCAACAGGTAGGAAAGGAGGCACCCGTAAGGATTAAGGCCGTAAACATGACCCGTAGGGTAACACCGCTACAGGATCTTGTCGGCATTTTTAAACTCTGCAGGGTAATGCTTGCCGAACGCCCCAGTATAGTACATACCCACACCCCCAAAGCGGGCCTGCTTGGTATGATTGCCGCAAAACTGGTGGGGGTACCCATCAGGCTCCATACAGTAGCAGGTTTACCTGTTCTCGAAAAAAAAGGCTTACTCAAATGGACAATGGGCATCACTGAAATACTTACTTCGGCCTGCGCCACCCACATATATGCCAATTCGCCAAATATGATGCGCCTGATGATAGACCGAAGGTATTGCACAGGAAAAAAAATCAAAGTAATTGGAAGGGGCAGCACTGGGGGGATTGATACCGCAGTGTTTAACCCGGATTTACCAGGAATTATTGCTGCAAAAACTGAAACCAGAACTGCCCTGAGATTAAAAGATGACGCATTTGTTTATTGTTTCATTGGCAGGATGGTTGGCGATAAGGGCATATCAGAACTGGTGAGTGCTTTCTGCAACCTCTATAAGCAAAACCCACGGATGATCTTATTATTGGTTGGTCCTTTCGAAAACGAACTCGATCCGCTGCCAGCTGCCATTCATAAGCTCATTAATGAACATGAGGGAATCAGGTGGCTGGATTTTCAAACCGATATCCGGAAATATTTGGCCATCAGCGATGTGTTTGTATTTCCGAGTTACCGCGAGGGTTTCCCCAATGTAATTATGCAGGCAGGCGCAATGGGGGTTCCCTGTATTGTAAGTAACATTAACGGTTGCAACGAAATTATTAATGAGGGTTTAAACGGGCTGATCGTTCCGGTTAAAAACATTCCCCATTTAGAACAGGCCATGGCAAGGCTTCATGCCACACCAACCGAAAGGTTAAACATGGCTACTGCCAGCAGGGCAATTATCCAAAGCCGATATGAAAGCGATCTGCTGATCGGGCAGATATTTTCAGAATACCAACTTCAGATTCAGAAATATAACAACAAAAATTAA
- a CDS encoding NAD-dependent epimerase/dehydratase family protein → MKILVTGCAGFIGFHLTRELLQLGYEVTGIDNINDYYDVGLKYDRLSELGISRADISSIPFSSNLKYPNLKFYKMDLVDQPAIFSLFENSGFDLVCHLAAQAGVRYSIAQPQRYIDSNIQGFFNILEASRKSAVRHLVYASSSSVYGLGTTLPFSTGENTDQPASLYAATKKCNELMAHSYSHVFGLPTTGLRFFTVYGPWGRPDMAMFLFTKAISEQKPLQVFNQGNMKRDFTYVDDIVDGIVKVIEKAARGIASTGKTAIPYHVYNIGRGKSIPLEEFITEIEKQLGVKAMRELMPMQAGDIAETWSDIDEMRNDFRYQPHVDVATGVKHFVDWYSVYYAKQKAPQELSVLDEPLSQ, encoded by the coding sequence ATGAAAATTTTAGTAACAGGGTGTGCCGGTTTTATCGGTTTCCACCTTACCCGAGAATTGCTGCAACTGGGCTACGAAGTTACCGGTATCGACAATATCAACGACTATTATGATGTTGGGCTCAAATACGACCGTTTGAGCGAACTCGGCATTAGCCGTGCAGATATAAGCTCAATTCCATTTTCTTCAAATTTAAAATACCCAAATCTAAAATTCTATAAAATGGACCTTGTTGATCAGCCTGCAATTTTTTCGCTTTTCGAAAACAGCGGCTTCGATCTGGTGTGCCATTTAGCGGCTCAGGCAGGGGTAAGGTACAGCATTGCCCAACCTCAGCGTTATATCGATTCCAACATACAGGGCTTTTTTAACATTTTGGAGGCCAGCAGAAAATCGGCCGTGCGCCACCTGGTTTACGCCAGTTCATCGAGTGTTTATGGCCTAGGAACCACATTGCCTTTTAGTACTGGAGAAAATACCGATCAGCCCGCTTCGCTGTATGCCGCAACCAAAAAATGTAACGAGCTGATGGCACATTCGTATAGCCACGTTTTTGGTCTGCCAACAACGGGTTTGAGGTTCTTTACCGTTTACGGTCCTTGGGGAAGACCAGATATGGCCATGTTTCTCTTTACCAAAGCCATTTCCGAACAAAAACCACTTCAGGTATTTAATCAGGGTAATATGAAACGAGATTTCACTTATGTAGACGATATTGTTGATGGAATAGTTAAAGTAATTGAAAAGGCAGCCAGAGGTATTGCTAGCACAGGGAAAACAGCCATTCCTTATCATGTTTATAATATTGGAAGAGGAAAATCGATTCCCTTAGAAGAATTTATTACCGAAATTGAAAAGCAATTGGGCGTAAAAGCAATGCGCGAATTGATGCCGATGCAGGCTGGCGATATTGCCGAAACCTGGTCGGATATAGATGAAATGAGAAATGATTTCCGTTACCAGCCACACGTAGATGTAGCCACCGGGGTGAAACATTTTGTGGATTGGTATTCGGTTTATTACGCCAAACAGAAAGCTCCGCAAGAGTTAAGCGTTTTAGATGAGCCTTTGAGCCAATGA
- a CDS encoding glycosyltransferase family 4 protein — MKDSLLLIMTPNMSLAQWDKTGLLSRELDIYQKICAATGLRLIVYSYGRNEKSFLTGIEGASVLEMPGWIPKGIPFSVQNLLYHLVSPVLFFRSFKRIKIAKTNQYAASAFGLLIKVLFNIQLVIRMGYYHSHLKPRGRLWRFMEKIAFSYCDRILVTSKSAERFIKEEYHIDPNKITTIHNSIDLELFKPDNTPKQVDVLFVGRLEKVKNIRLLTDFLKKTSCSVLVIGDGSLSGEIEAITHTKDNIKWIKRVDNKALPQYYNLARMYILISEYEGNPKSLLEAMSCGLPCIGTNVPGIAECISQDYTGLLIGQHVNVLASAVNRLLSNPLKAQKIGENAREWIIASCNMQQNMLQEAEFYKPLLADSPLPENKMLIQN; from the coding sequence ATGAAAGATTCACTTCTGCTCATCATGACCCCGAATATGAGCCTTGCGCAGTGGGACAAAACGGGATTGCTCTCAAGGGAACTTGATATTTACCAAAAAATATGCGCTGCAACCGGGCTTCGGCTCATTGTTTACAGTTACGGCAGAAACGAAAAAAGCTTTTTAACAGGTATTGAAGGGGCAAGCGTGCTCGAAATGCCCGGCTGGATTCCAAAAGGAATTCCATTTTCAGTACAGAATTTGTTGTATCACCTGGTTTCGCCGGTGCTCTTCTTCCGCAGTTTTAAAAGAATAAAAATTGCCAAAACAAACCAGTATGCTGCCAGTGCATTTGGACTTTTAATCAAAGTGCTTTTCAATATTCAACTGGTCATCAGGATGGGCTATTACCATAGCCATTTAAAACCAAGGGGACGTTTATGGCGCTTCATGGAAAAAATCGCTTTTTCTTATTGCGACCGGATTTTGGTTACCTCAAAAAGTGCCGAACGTTTTATTAAAGAGGAATATCACATTGATCCGAATAAAATAACAACCATTCATAATTCTATAGATCTTGAACTTTTTAAGCCTGATAATACGCCAAAACAAGTAGATGTACTTTTTGTGGGAAGGTTGGAAAAGGTGAAAAATATCAGATTACTTACTGATTTTCTGAAGAAAACGAGTTGTAGCGTATTGGTCATTGGCGATGGTTCACTGTCTGGTGAAATAGAAGCAATAACCCATACAAAAGACAACATTAAATGGATCAAAAGAGTAGATAACAAAGCGCTTCCCCAATACTATAACCTTGCCCGGATGTACATCCTTATATCTGAGTACGAAGGTAATCCAAAAAGCCTGTTAGAGGCCATGTCGTGCGGGCTTCCCTGTATCGGTACCAATGTGCCGGGCATAGCCGAATGCATTAGTCAGGATTACACGGGCCTGTTAATCGGCCAGCATGTAAATGTATTGGCCAGCGCGGTAAACCGCTTGTTGTCCAATCCGTTGAAAGCCCAAAAAATAGGTGAAAATGCAAGAGAATGGATTATCGCTTCCTGCAACATGCAACAGAACATGTTGCAGGAGGCAGAATTTTATAAACCATTATTAGCAGATTCTCCGCTGCCAGAAAATAAAATGTTGATCCAAAACTAA
- a CDS encoding glycosyltransferase has product MLISVIMSVYNAEEYLSEAIDSILSQNHKAFELIIVDDGSTDSSADIIRQYANLDSRIILISNEKNIGLPKSLNKAILFSKGEYIARHDADDRSAPERFSIQAAYAEAHPETDLIGSDCYVIDINGDIVCENNSYSAITDPWTDLLERRAIFTHGSTFIKKSSLINVGLYDERFYYSQDGELWLRFLSRGAKVHTIARPLYHYRVLPLQTVKKYNAQASFNEVKHMMYVHHSSDTEITSKLEEIAGIIAEKKPQTSVENYKSIYWKTLANIAYFNHARNWTIPYRYLFRAFRENELKQNTFYLLKLGVLYLMPRFITAKLRKQ; this is encoded by the coding sequence ATGTTGATTTCCGTTATTATGTCGGTTTACAATGCGGAGGAGTACCTCAGTGAAGCCATTGATTCCATTCTCAGCCAAAACCATAAAGCCTTCGAACTAATTATTGTTGATGATGGCTCTACAGATAGCAGTGCTGATATTATCAGGCAGTATGCCAATCTCGACAGTCGCATTATCCTTATTTCCAATGAAAAAAATATTGGCCTTCCAAAATCGTTGAACAAGGCAATCCTGTTTTCAAAAGGCGAGTACATTGCCCGTCACGATGCCGACGACAGGTCTGCTCCTGAGCGTTTTTCCATTCAAGCGGCTTATGCCGAGGCCCATCCCGAAACCGACCTGATTGGCAGTGATTGTTATGTAATTGATATTAATGGCGATATCGTTTGCGAGAACAATAGTTATTCTGCCATCACCGACCCGTGGACAGACCTGCTGGAAAGACGCGCCATATTTACCCATGGCAGCACTTTCATAAAAAAATCTTCCCTGATCAATGTTGGGCTTTATGACGAAAGGTTCTATTATTCGCAGGATGGCGAACTATGGCTCAGGTTCCTCTCGAGGGGAGCAAAGGTACATACCATTGCCAGGCCGCTCTACCATTACCGGGTACTGCCATTACAAACCGTAAAAAAATACAATGCACAAGCCTCTTTTAACGAGGTGAAACACATGATGTATGTCCACCACTCAAGCGATACCGAAATTACTTCAAAACTGGAAGAAATTGCAGGTATTATTGCCGAAAAAAAACCTCAAACAAGCGTAGAAAATTATAAATCCATCTATTGGAAAACCCTGGCCAATATCGCTTATTTCAATCATGCCCGCAATTGGACCATTCCTTATCGCTACTTGTTCAGGGCTTTCAGGGAAAATGAGTTGAAGCAGAACACCTTCTATCTTTTAAAATTGGGCGTACTGTATTTGATGCCCAGGTTTATCACCGCTAAGCTACGCAAGCAATGA
- a CDS encoding glycosyltransferase, with protein sequence MKTNILVLSLSDQMGGAEQCLRLIAAQTNAQMLFLLSAKSSKLSEIDPEKAQYLSKSSLLMGFIRLPFALYRYRNFTLVSSHAYLNAVIGIMGRVGYLKGVLIVRESTSIFERYNGLKKRLYLLLYRLGYPALDRVICQSNAMASQLLANATYLGENVVRVVPNPLNLDKALVMAAIESSPVVGQYICAAGRLIAIKGFDLLIKAFSRLLVQHPDLRLVILGAGPLHAELNLLIKELGIDKNVMLIGYQENPYPYFKSARVCVIPSIMEGFPNVLLQMMAVNDSVVSTRCAGGIEDIPGIIKVNPGSVNELYAGLQEAMLNKNPERSAMDAFLAERNPGAFIHNVFSGLPSN encoded by the coding sequence ATGAAAACCAACATACTGGTACTTTCGCTCTCCGACCAGATGGGAGGGGCTGAACAGTGCCTCAGATTGATTGCTGCACAAACGAATGCGCAGATGCTCTTTTTACTGAGCGCGAAATCCAGTAAACTTTCAGAAATAGACCCCGAAAAGGCACAATACCTGAGTAAAAGCAGCCTGTTAATGGGTTTCATCAGGCTTCCGTTTGCCCTCTATCGTTATCGTAATTTCACACTTGTTAGTTCGCATGCTTACCTCAATGCGGTAATCGGGATAATGGGGCGTGTAGGTTATTTGAAAGGCGTACTCATTGTGAGAGAATCTACTTCAATATTTGAAAGATACAACGGCTTAAAAAAACGGCTTTATCTGTTGCTTTATAGATTAGGCTATCCGGCATTGGATCGGGTAATCTGCCAGAGCAATGCAATGGCCAGTCAACTGTTGGCCAACGCAACATACCTTGGCGAAAATGTGGTTAGGGTTGTTCCCAATCCTTTAAACCTTGATAAAGCCCTGGTGATGGCAGCAATTGAAAGTTCGCCGGTTGTGGGCCAATATATATGCGCTGCGGGTCGGCTCATTGCTATAAAAGGCTTCGATCTGTTGATTAAAGCGTTTTCGCGGTTATTGGTACAACATCCCGATTTACGCCTGGTTATTTTGGGTGCCGGACCGCTACATGCCGAACTCAATTTATTGATTAAAGAACTGGGGATAGACAAAAACGTGATGTTGATCGGTTACCAGGAAAATCCATATCCTTATTTCAAATCGGCACGGGTATGTGTTATCCCATCCATTATGGAGGGTTTTCCAAATGTATTGCTGCAAATGATGGCCGTAAACGATTCGGTAGTAAGCACACGCTGCGCTGGAGGTATTGAAGATATTCCAGGTATCATCAAGGTAAATCCCGGATCGGTAAATGAACTTTATGCAGGGTTGCAGGAGGCCATGTTGAATAAAAATCCTGAACGTTCGGCGATGGACGCCTTTCTGGCAGAACGTAACCCCGGCGCCTTTATCCATAACGTGTTCTCCGGACTGCCTTCAAATTAA
- a CDS encoding sugar transferase, with translation MKRLLDILLALTIFILVSPVMLIILLVLLFTTGGQPIFMQERAGKNEGPFMLFKFRTMNSVKAPDGELASDQVRLTAFGRFLRKSSLDELPQLINVICGQMSLIGPRPLFMRYLDYYRPIEKKRHSVRPGISGWAQVNGRNNANWDERLRMDVFYVENVSFKLDVLIIYKTVINIILSRDVVVDETYLIADLNEERQADVVR, from the coding sequence ATGAAAAGGCTACTGGATATTTTATTGGCCTTAACCATATTTATCCTGGTATCGCCGGTAATGCTGATTATCCTTCTGGTTTTACTCTTCACCACAGGAGGCCAGCCCATCTTTATGCAAGAGCGGGCAGGTAAAAACGAAGGGCCATTTATGCTTTTTAAATTTAGGACGATGAACTCGGTGAAGGCACCGGATGGTGAACTGGCATCCGATCAGGTTAGGCTAACAGCCTTTGGCCGTTTTCTGCGAAAATCATCGCTTGATGAACTTCCACAGCTGATTAATGTGATCTGTGGACAGATGAGCCTGATTGGTCCCCGACCACTCTTTATGAGGTACCTGGATTATTACCGGCCAATAGAAAAAAAACGCCACAGTGTACGCCCGGGTATTTCAGGATGGGCCCAGGTTAATGGTCGTAACAATGCAAATTGGGACGAGCGCCTACGTATGGATGTATTTTATGTAGAAAATGTGTCTTTTAAGCTTGATGTGCTTATCATTTATAAAACAGTTATCAATATTATACTTTCCCGTGATGTGGTTGTAGATGAGACCTATTTGATTGCTGATCTTAACGAGGAAAGGCAGGCAGATGTTGTCCGGTAG
- a CDS encoding GNAT family N-acetyltransferase, which yields MASLDEDNFWIYQLIDPLGEQMLAFAILTRKERDIFLNQIVVLEHFRGGNLAATLLSGILGLLLEKYGNDEFSSLKLETFYSNQRAMAIYQHWKMEASPGKNWYLNKVPEHDNQLQKAITTCSTITDPYGFLQLYANNNPMGTVINGDRARINGAHIDDAKILIKYLNGQMGISKICLVAEQQLQLPLIDRTITYSLGISELRDMLSTTKL from the coding sequence ATGGCCTCGCTGGATGAGGATAATTTCTGGATATACCAGTTAATTGATCCATTAGGAGAGCAGATGCTGGCGTTTGCCATATTAACCCGTAAAGAGCGGGATATTTTTCTCAACCAGATTGTTGTTTTGGAGCATTTTAGGGGTGGTAACCTGGCTGCAACGCTACTTTCGGGCATTCTCGGATTACTATTAGAAAAGTACGGTAATGATGAATTCAGCTCCCTAAAGCTCGAAACCTTTTACAGCAACCAAAGGGCCATGGCCATTTATCAGCATTGGAAAATGGAAGCCAGCCCAGGCAAAAACTGGTATTTAAATAAGGTGCCAGAGCATGATAATCAACTTCAGAAGGCTATAACCACCTGTTCTACAATTACCGACCCTTACGGTTTCCTGCAGCTTTATGCTAACAACAATCCAATGGGAACGGTGATTAACGGTGATCGGGCAAGGATAAACGGAGCACACATCGATGACGCAAAGATTTTAATCAAGTACCTCAACGGGCAGATGGGCATTTCCAAAATCTGCCTGGTTGCTGAGCAACAGCTCCAGCTCCCGTTAATCGATCGAACCATAACCTATTCACTTGGCATTTCCGAATTAAGGGATATGCTCTCTACAACAAAATTATAA
- a CDS encoding glucosamine inositolphosphorylceramide transferase family protein: MRKYLNKLFYSDKWNIGYVSQSAECFIEQKGLSEKVTWLNEVNADYSADPFAILHQSKVYIYYEELKTILGRGKINVISGFDFSTKKRVKGFEPYDIHLSYPYIFTDKETIYCIPETATAEEVALYQVNPQQMNKLTKLRLLVKGKRFVDSSIVFHEGRFWLFTSVSGMPNVFYIYHAATLEDEFVPHQKNPIATDNKNFRSAGNLFVVGNKLYRPTQNMEITYGGSVMINQITALSPDQFESEDLFEVKPKAPYDKGLHNISLLADTIVFDGKRRYFSPTVVFNKVIKKIMNSL; encoded by the coding sequence ATGAGAAAATACTTAAATAAGCTCTTTTACTCTGACAAATGGAATATTGGTTATGTAAGCCAGTCTGCAGAGTGTTTTATCGAACAAAAGGGACTGAGCGAAAAGGTTACCTGGCTTAACGAAGTGAATGCCGACTATTCTGCCGATCCTTTCGCCATTTTACATCAATCGAAGGTATATATCTACTATGAAGAGTTAAAAACGATTCTGGGCAGGGGAAAGATAAACGTAATCAGCGGCTTCGATTTTTCGACCAAAAAAAGGGTAAAAGGTTTTGAACCTTATGATATCCACCTTTCTTACCCCTATATTTTTACCGATAAGGAAACCATTTACTGTATACCCGAAACAGCTACCGCAGAAGAAGTAGCCTTATATCAGGTAAATCCACAGCAAATGAATAAACTGACGAAACTTAGGCTGCTGGTTAAAGGAAAGCGGTTTGTAGACAGTTCCATTGTATTCCATGAGGGGCGGTTTTGGTTATTCACCAGTGTAAGCGGCATGCCAAATGTATTCTACATCTATCATGCGGCCACATTGGAAGATGAGTTTGTTCCTCATCAAAAAAATCCGATTGCCACCGACAATAAAAATTTTAGAAGTGCAGGCAATCTTTTTGTGGTGGGCAACAAGCTTTACCGACCTACTCAAAACATGGAAATTACCTATGGGGGCTCGGTCATGATCAATCAGATTACAGCGCTCAGTCCGGATCAGTTTGAAAGTGAAGATCTGTTTGAAGTAAAGCCAAAAGCACCATACGATAAAGGATTGCACAACATTAGCCTTTTGGCGGATACCATCGTTTTTGACGGCAAGCGGAGGTATTTTTCACCCACGGTGGTTTTCAACAAAGTGATCAAAAAGATCATGAACAGCCTGTAA